A window from Leifsonia shinshuensis encodes these proteins:
- the yicI gene encoding alpha-xylosidase — MKFTDGFWMLRDGVTPVYAQEAYDVVAGDGTLTITAPGKVIERRGDTLNRPTLTVTLSSPLPGVVGVRVDHWQGTRPERGFDLHVEEGHAQVSVDGAAGVLTSGGLTATVKRGAPWSLAFSAGDRMLTSSGHKSLGYMTVEGEGAFVHEQLSLGVGELVYGLGERFGPLVKNGQVVDVWNADGGTSSEQAYKNIPFYLTNRGYGVLVNHPGHVSYEIGSEAVERVQFSVPGESLEYYVVYGPTPKEILERYTALTGRPASVPAWSYGLWLSTSFTTDYDEETVTSFIDGMAERDLPLSVFHFDCFWMREFNWCDFEWDPRTFPDPEGMLARLHDKDLRVCVWLNPYIGQRSPLFAEAAEAGYLVKRPNGDVWQWDLWQAGMGLVDFTNPDATRWYQDKLRGLVAQGVDCFKTDFGERIPLEVDYFDGSSPERMHNLYTQLYNEAVFEVLQEARGVGEAVLFARSATAGGQQLPVHWGGDNTSSYESMAETLRGGLSLALSGFGFWSHDIGGFEGTPDPGVFKRWTAFGLLSSHSRLHGSDSYRVPWAFDDEAVEVTRRFTKLKLRLMPYLFAAGQEAHTSGTPVMRPMQLEFPGDPAVDYLDRQYMLGADLLVAPVFSPSEVEFYLPSGTWTEYFSGLAVSGGRWMRQRHGFDSLPLYVRQGAVLPIGARDDRPDYDYRDGLTLVAYPGPDGTRTVTVTTPAGEVAEYTVTRRGGALTASGPEGHAFTLRDAATGRETASADGTASLG, encoded by the coding sequence ATGAAGTTCACCGATGGTTTCTGGATGCTGCGCGACGGCGTCACTCCCGTCTACGCCCAGGAGGCGTACGACGTGGTCGCCGGCGACGGCACCCTGACGATCACCGCGCCCGGCAAGGTCATCGAGCGGCGTGGCGACACGCTCAACCGCCCGACCCTGACCGTCACCCTCAGCTCGCCGCTGCCCGGCGTCGTCGGGGTCCGCGTCGACCACTGGCAGGGCACGCGCCCGGAGCGGGGCTTCGACCTGCACGTCGAGGAGGGCCACGCGCAGGTGTCGGTCGACGGCGCGGCGGGCGTGCTCACCAGCGGCGGGCTGACCGCGACGGTGAAGCGCGGCGCACCGTGGTCGCTGGCCTTCTCGGCGGGCGACCGGATGCTCACGTCGAGCGGCCACAAGTCGCTCGGGTACATGACGGTGGAGGGCGAGGGCGCGTTCGTGCACGAGCAGCTGTCGCTCGGCGTCGGCGAACTCGTCTACGGGCTGGGGGAGCGGTTCGGCCCGCTCGTGAAGAACGGGCAGGTGGTCGACGTCTGGAACGCCGACGGCGGCACCTCCAGCGAGCAGGCCTACAAGAACATCCCCTTCTATCTCACCAACCGCGGCTACGGCGTGCTCGTGAACCACCCGGGTCACGTCTCGTACGAGATCGGCTCGGAGGCCGTCGAGCGGGTCCAGTTCTCGGTGCCCGGCGAGAGCCTGGAGTACTACGTCGTCTACGGCCCGACGCCGAAGGAGATCCTGGAGCGGTACACCGCGCTGACGGGCCGCCCGGCATCGGTGCCCGCGTGGTCGTACGGCCTGTGGCTGTCGACCAGCTTCACCACCGACTACGACGAGGAGACGGTGACCTCGTTCATCGACGGGATGGCCGAGCGCGACCTCCCGCTGTCGGTCTTCCATTTCGACTGCTTCTGGATGCGCGAGTTCAACTGGTGCGACTTCGAGTGGGACCCGCGCACCTTCCCCGACCCGGAGGGGATGCTCGCGCGGCTGCACGACAAGGACCTCCGCGTCTGCGTGTGGCTCAACCCGTACATCGGGCAGCGGTCTCCGTTGTTCGCGGAGGCGGCCGAGGCCGGGTACCTGGTGAAGCGTCCCAACGGCGACGTCTGGCAGTGGGACCTGTGGCAGGCCGGGATGGGCCTGGTCGACTTCACGAATCCGGATGCGACCCGGTGGTACCAGGACAAGCTCCGCGGGCTCGTGGCGCAGGGCGTCGACTGCTTCAAGACCGACTTCGGCGAGCGCATCCCGCTCGAGGTGGATTACTTCGACGGCTCGTCGCCCGAGCGCATGCACAACCTCTACACGCAGCTCTACAACGAGGCCGTCTTCGAGGTGCTGCAGGAGGCCCGGGGCGTCGGCGAGGCGGTGCTGTTCGCGCGGTCCGCGACGGCGGGAGGCCAGCAGCTGCCGGTCCACTGGGGCGGCGACAACACGTCCAGTTACGAGTCGATGGCCGAGACCCTCCGCGGCGGGCTGTCGCTGGCGCTGAGCGGGTTCGGTTTCTGGAGCCACGACATCGGCGGGTTCGAGGGCACCCCGGACCCGGGCGTCTTCAAGCGCTGGACCGCGTTCGGCCTGCTGTCGAGCCACTCCCGCCTGCACGGCAGCGACTCGTACCGGGTGCCGTGGGCGTTCGACGACGAGGCCGTCGAGGTCACGCGCCGGTTCACGAAGCTGAAGCTGCGGCTCATGCCGTACCTCTTCGCGGCCGGGCAGGAGGCCCACACCTCCGGCACGCCGGTGATGCGGCCGATGCAGCTCGAGTTCCCCGGCGACCCGGCCGTCGACTACCTCGACCGGCAGTACATGCTGGGGGCCGACCTCCTCGTCGCGCCCGTCTTCTCGCCGTCGGAGGTGGAGTTCTACCTCCCGTCGGGCACCTGGACCGAGTACTTCTCCGGGCTCGCGGTCTCCGGCGGCCGGTGGATGAGGCAGCGGCACGGCTTCGACAGCCTCCCGCTGTACGTGCGCCAAGGCGCGGTGCTGCCGATCGGCGCCCGCGACGACCGGCCGGACTACGACTACCGCGACGGGCTCACGCTGGTCGCCTACCCGGGCCCCGACGGGACCCGCACCGTGACGGTGACCACGCCCGCCGGGGAGGTCGCCGAGTACACAGTGACCCGCCGCGGCGGAGCGCTCACGGCGAGCGGACCCGAGGGCCACGCGTTCACGCTGCGGGATGCGGCCACCGGCCGGGAGACCGCATCGGCGGACGGCACGGCATCGCTCGGCTGA
- a CDS encoding extracellular solute-binding protein has protein sequence MRKRHLAIGAVLAAGALMLAGCSGTSGSSSDSTDGKGKTLTLWHFESEDSAMGKAWNEAIKEFEAETGAKVKFEAKAFEQIRSTASQVLNSDQAPDILEYNKGNATAGLLASQGLLSNLDDAVKKYGWDKKLAPSLQTTSRYDDKGIMGSGSWYGIPNYGEYVEVYYNKDMFAKYGIEVPKSQDEFVAALQKFKDAGVTPLAESAAEYPLGQLWYQLALTKADRSFVDDYQLYKGKVNWQGSELLSATKTVDDWVQKGYISKDASGLKAEDAGTAFISGKYPIFFSGSWWYGRFQTEIKDYQWGTFLFPGTKLSPGSAGNMWVIPEKAKNKGLAEKFIDITMTPKIQALIGNNGGVPVAAKTSDITDEKSKELIANFNTLTGEDGIAYYPDWPTPTFYDQLNAGLQELINGTKTPTAVNKELGSEYQDGVDQIVNQ, from the coding sequence ATGCGCAAGAGGCACCTCGCAATCGGCGCCGTTCTGGCCGCCGGTGCCCTGATGCTCGCCGGGTGCTCCGGCACGAGCGGTTCGTCGTCCGACAGCACCGACGGGAAGGGCAAGACCCTCACCCTCTGGCACTTCGAGAGCGAAGACTCCGCGATGGGCAAGGCGTGGAACGAGGCCATCAAGGAGTTCGAGGCCGAGACCGGCGCGAAGGTCAAGTTCGAGGCCAAGGCCTTCGAGCAGATCCGCTCCACGGCATCCCAGGTCCTGAACTCGGACCAGGCACCCGACATCCTCGAGTACAACAAGGGCAACGCGACCGCCGGCCTCCTCGCCAGCCAGGGCCTGCTCAGCAACCTCGACGACGCCGTCAAGAAGTACGGCTGGGACAAGAAGCTCGCACCGAGCCTCCAGACCACCTCGCGCTACGACGACAAGGGCATCATGGGCTCCGGCTCCTGGTACGGCATCCCGAACTACGGCGAGTACGTCGAGGTCTACTACAACAAGGACATGTTCGCGAAGTACGGCATCGAGGTCCCCAAGAGCCAGGACGAGTTCGTCGCCGCGCTGCAGAAGTTCAAGGACGCGGGGGTCACCCCGCTCGCCGAGTCGGCCGCCGAGTACCCGCTCGGGCAGCTCTGGTACCAGCTCGCCCTCACCAAGGCGGACCGCTCCTTCGTGGACGACTACCAGCTCTACAAGGGCAAGGTGAACTGGCAGGGCAGCGAGCTGCTCTCCGCCACCAAGACCGTCGACGACTGGGTGCAGAAGGGCTACATCTCCAAGGACGCCTCAGGCCTCAAGGCCGAGGACGCCGGCACCGCGTTCATCTCCGGCAAGTACCCGATCTTCTTCTCGGGGAGCTGGTGGTACGGCCGCTTCCAGACCGAGATCAAGGACTACCAGTGGGGCACGTTCCTGTTCCCGGGCACCAAGCTCTCGCCGGGATCGGCGGGCAACATGTGGGTGATCCCCGAGAAGGCGAAGAACAAGGGCCTCGCGGAGAAGTTCATCGACATCACGATGACCCCGAAGATCCAGGCGCTGATCGGCAACAACGGCGGCGTGCCGGTGGCCGCGAAGACGAGCGACATCACCGACGAGAAGTCGAAGGAGCTGATCGCGAACTTCAACACCCTCACGGGTGAGGACGGCATCGCGTACTACCCCGACTGGCCCACGCCGACCTTCTACGACCAGCTGAACGCCGGTCTGCAGGAGCTCATCAACGGCACCAAGACTCCGACCGCCGTAAACAAGGAGCTCGGCTCCGAGTACCAGGACGGCGTCGACCAGATCGTCAACCAGTAA
- a CDS encoding carbohydrate ABC transporter permease has translation MSTTIERPRTGTAPAEPRRLKRQKPRKTATDWVILVVAILVGIGIAFPFLLILINSFKSPADYNAGGPLQLPTSFYTDGIVNFWNRVDFPEKLWNSFFISGMVAVLSVVLSVLNAYALGIGRVKARTWIIVLFLLANMLPQESLLYPLYFMFKQVGLYDNPWSVIIIFTVIQSAFGTYLLSSVYGTFPKEVLEAASLDGAGRWRILWRVVVPISRPTLSVLLIFFFIWTWNEFLIPLTFLVSNDNQTVPVAISALQGDRLMDVTTTSASALLGLIPTLVFFLIFQRTLTRGITAGAVK, from the coding sequence ATGTCGACCACCATCGAGCGTCCGCGCACCGGCACGGCACCCGCCGAGCCGCGCCGGCTCAAGCGGCAGAAGCCCCGCAAGACAGCGACCGACTGGGTCATCCTGGTCGTCGCGATCCTGGTCGGGATCGGCATCGCCTTCCCGTTCCTGCTCATCCTGATCAACTCGTTCAAGAGCCCCGCCGACTACAACGCGGGCGGTCCGCTGCAGCTGCCGACGTCGTTCTACACCGACGGGATCGTGAACTTCTGGAACCGGGTCGACTTCCCGGAGAAGCTCTGGAACTCGTTCTTCATCTCCGGGATGGTCGCCGTCCTGTCGGTGGTCCTCTCCGTGCTGAACGCGTATGCGCTCGGCATCGGCCGGGTGAAGGCCCGCACCTGGATCATCGTCCTGTTCCTGCTGGCGAACATGCTGCCCCAGGAGTCGCTGCTCTACCCGCTGTACTTCATGTTCAAGCAGGTCGGCCTGTACGACAATCCGTGGTCGGTCATCATCATCTTCACCGTCATCCAGAGCGCGTTCGGCACCTACCTGCTGTCGAGCGTGTACGGCACCTTCCCGAAGGAGGTGCTGGAGGCCGCGTCGCTCGACGGCGCGGGCCGCTGGCGCATCCTGTGGCGGGTCGTCGTGCCGATCTCGCGCCCGACGCTGAGCGTCCTGCTCATCTTCTTCTTCATCTGGACGTGGAACGAGTTCCTGATCCCGCTGACCTTCCTGGTGTCGAACGACAACCAGACGGTCCCCGTGGCGATCAGCGCCCTGCAGGGCGATCGGCTGATGGATGTGACCACCACGTCCGCGTCGGCGCTGCTGGGCCTCATCCCCACGCTCGTCTTCTTCCTCATCTTCCAGCGCACCCTGACCCGCGGCATCACCGCCGGCGCGGTCAAGTAA
- a CDS encoding multidrug effflux MFS transporter yields the protein MTTVVHPGDSLSGRQRLAYILILGALTALGPFTIDTYLPALPTLQNDFGVSTAMIQLTLTATTIGFGVGQLLVGPWSDKIGRRVPLMVATGVHIIACLAAAIAPNVELLGVARALQGIGAAAGGVVAMAMVRDLFGGRPLVRMLSRLALVNGLAPVLAPVLGSWLLLVMPWRGIFVVLAVYGLFVVTCVALWIVETLPKARRQDAGHSTVGQRYKAVLSDRVFVGIAIVGAANFTGLFSYLSSSSFIFQEIYQFNAQEYGLLFAVNSIGIIIGVQSSARLTKYVGPQWILACSTVVMLAASVTIVVLDQAHVGLWGTVIPLWFFIAACGFGFPCVQVLALNGHGHEAGTAASLLGALNFGIAGIVSPIVGILGVGSAAPMGAVMAVCALVSIASLWLVVRPRTVPELAH from the coding sequence GTGACCACCGTCGTGCATCCCGGAGACTCGCTCTCCGGCCGCCAGCGCCTCGCCTACATCCTGATCCTGGGCGCCCTGACCGCACTCGGCCCCTTCACGATCGACACCTACCTCCCCGCCCTTCCGACGCTGCAGAACGACTTCGGCGTCTCGACCGCGATGATCCAGCTGACGCTGACGGCGACCACCATCGGCTTCGGCGTCGGCCAGCTGCTGGTGGGGCCGTGGTCCGACAAGATCGGGCGCCGCGTCCCGCTGATGGTCGCGACCGGCGTCCACATCATCGCCTGCCTGGCCGCCGCCATCGCGCCGAACGTGGAGCTGCTCGGCGTCGCCCGCGCGCTGCAGGGGATCGGGGCAGCGGCCGGCGGTGTGGTCGCGATGGCCATGGTGCGCGACCTGTTCGGCGGACGCCCCCTGGTGCGGATGCTCAGCCGCCTCGCTCTCGTGAACGGCCTGGCCCCGGTGCTCGCGCCGGTGCTCGGGTCGTGGCTGCTCCTCGTGATGCCGTGGCGCGGCATCTTCGTGGTGCTCGCCGTCTACGGGCTGTTCGTGGTCACCTGCGTCGCCCTGTGGATCGTCGAGACGCTGCCGAAGGCGCGCCGTCAGGACGCCGGGCACTCGACCGTCGGCCAGCGCTACAAGGCCGTGCTCAGCGACCGAGTGTTCGTCGGCATCGCGATCGTCGGCGCCGCCAACTTCACCGGGCTGTTCTCGTACCTGTCGTCGAGCTCCTTCATCTTCCAGGAGATCTACCAGTTCAACGCGCAGGAATACGGCCTGCTCTTCGCCGTGAACTCGATCGGCATCATCATCGGCGTGCAGTCCTCCGCGCGGCTCACCAAGTACGTCGGTCCCCAGTGGATCCTGGCCTGCTCGACCGTGGTGATGCTCGCCGCGTCGGTGACGATCGTCGTGCTCGACCAGGCGCACGTCGGCCTGTGGGGCACGGTCATCCCGCTCTGGTTCTTCATCGCGGCGTGCGGGTTCGGCTTCCCCTGCGTCCAGGTGCTCGCGCTCAACGGCCACGGCCATGAGGCCGGCACCGCCGCGAGCCTTCTCGGCGCGCTCAACTTCGGCATCGCGGGCATCGTGTCGCCCATCGTGGGCATCCTCGGTGTCGGCAGCGCCGCCCCGATGGGTGCGGTGATGGCGGTCTGCGCGCTCGTCTCCATCGCGTCGCTCTGGCTCGTGGTGCGCCCCCGTACGGTTCCCGAACTGGCGCACTGA
- a CDS encoding ROK family transcriptional regulator: MSASDLSTVRPSSGGATDVLRRSNLATVLGLVHRDGALSRSDLTRLTGLNRSTVGDLVAELAALDLVEVDETPGGGRAGRPSPVVRVSGSVAAVAVNPEVDAVIVGLVGLGGRVLKRIRIETPSVRSAAETVTLASAGIAGMLAGESRVRVAGIGVAVPGQVRLSDGMVREATHFGWVDEPLAEMLAAATGYRVWAANAAVLGLRAESAFGAGRGVDDLVYMIGGASGIGGGAVGGGRLLTGSAGYAGEFGHTFVQSHGRDCSCGSRGCLEAEVTQAELLASVGLASADAAFLADRLVETDDPAALAVIERDYGLLSIAARNAVNVFNPSVLVLGGFLAALYRGGRAHGAPDLLGDVVHSAREGVTVVEAQLGADQLLIGAAELVLADLIADPARALAAA; the protein is encoded by the coding sequence ATGTCCGCATCCGACCTGAGCACCGTGCGCCCGTCGTCGGGCGGCGCCACGGACGTGCTGCGCCGCAGCAACCTCGCGACCGTGCTCGGCCTGGTGCATCGCGACGGCGCCCTGTCGCGGAGCGACCTGACGCGGCTCACCGGTCTGAACCGGTCGACCGTCGGCGACCTTGTGGCCGAGCTGGCCGCGCTCGACCTGGTCGAGGTGGACGAGACGCCCGGCGGTGGTCGGGCCGGCCGGCCGAGCCCGGTGGTCCGGGTGTCGGGCAGCGTCGCCGCCGTCGCCGTGAACCCCGAGGTGGATGCGGTCATCGTCGGCCTGGTCGGGCTCGGCGGCCGGGTGCTGAAGCGCATCCGGATCGAGACCCCGTCCGTCCGGTCGGCGGCCGAGACCGTGACGCTCGCCTCCGCCGGGATCGCCGGCATGCTCGCGGGGGAGTCGCGCGTGCGCGTCGCCGGGATCGGAGTGGCGGTCCCTGGCCAGGTGCGGCTGTCGGACGGCATGGTCCGGGAGGCGACCCACTTCGGCTGGGTGGACGAGCCGCTCGCGGAAATGCTCGCGGCCGCGACCGGGTACCGCGTCTGGGCGGCGAACGCCGCCGTCCTCGGTCTGAGGGCGGAGAGCGCCTTCGGGGCGGGGCGCGGCGTCGACGACCTGGTGTACATGATCGGCGGAGCGTCCGGGATCGGCGGGGGCGCGGTCGGCGGCGGACGGCTGCTGACCGGTTCCGCCGGGTACGCGGGAGAGTTCGGCCACACGTTCGTGCAGTCGCACGGGCGGGACTGCTCGTGCGGGTCCCGCGGCTGCCTCGAAGCCGAGGTGACCCAGGCGGAGCTGCTCGCGTCGGTGGGTCTCGCGTCGGCGGACGCGGCCTTCCTCGCCGACCGGCTCGTGGAGACCGACGACCCGGCCGCCCTCGCCGTCATCGAGCGCGACTACGGCCTGCTGTCGATCGCCGCGCGGAACGCCGTGAACGTGTTCAACCCCTCGGTGCTCGTGCTCGGCGGCTTCCTCGCCGCCCTCTATCGCGGCGGCCGCGCCCACGGCGCCCCCGACCTCCTCGGCGACGTGGTGCACTCGGCCCGCGAGGGCGTGACCGTGGTCGAGGCCCAGCTGGGCGCCGACCAGCTGCTGATCGGGGCGGCGGAACTCGTGCTGGCCGACCTCATCGCGGACCCGGCGCGCGCCCTCGCTGCGGCCTGA
- a CDS encoding sugar ABC transporter permease, translated as MVDVSARAPGRRTQKARSEALVPGRGHGRFWWYLLPGFVLLTVIVLVPLVWNIYLSFTSYRGIRPPKFIGLNNWVRLLGDDKFWTSFGNSIAMIVAMVVIPTLVGLILAAMLFDLVGKKFGGKVASFLRATYYLPQILPVVIAAIVIGWILRPDNGALNTMLQTVGLGGLAHNWLGSPDTALASIMAVMVWVQIGYPVVIFMAALQRVDPELYEAAELDGANWFQRFRSITVSIIRPEIFVVTLTCTIAALKVFGPVYTLTRGGPGTATMVPSYYSYSEFFQSQQVGYGATIATALTVVIVAVSILFIVAQNRAERRENQI; from the coding sequence ATGGTCGACGTGAGTGCGCGGGCGCCGGGAAGGCGCACGCAGAAGGCGCGCAGCGAAGCACTGGTGCCGGGCCGCGGGCACGGACGGTTCTGGTGGTACCTGCTGCCGGGCTTCGTCCTGCTGACGGTGATCGTCCTCGTCCCGCTGGTCTGGAACATCTACCTCAGCTTCACCAGCTACCGGGGCATCCGGCCGCCGAAGTTCATCGGGCTGAACAACTGGGTCCGCCTGCTCGGCGACGACAAGTTCTGGACATCCTTCGGCAACTCGATCGCGATGATCGTCGCGATGGTGGTCATCCCGACGCTGGTCGGCCTGATCCTCGCGGCCATGCTGTTCGACCTGGTCGGCAAGAAGTTCGGCGGCAAGGTCGCCAGCTTCCTCCGCGCCACGTACTACCTGCCGCAGATCCTGCCCGTCGTGATCGCGGCGATCGTGATCGGCTGGATCCTGCGCCCCGACAACGGCGCGCTGAACACCATGCTGCAGACCGTCGGGCTCGGCGGCCTCGCCCACAACTGGCTGGGGAGCCCGGACACGGCGCTCGCGTCGATCATGGCGGTGATGGTCTGGGTGCAGATCGGCTACCCGGTCGTGATCTTCATGGCCGCCCTCCAGCGCGTCGACCCCGAGCTGTACGAGGCGGCGGAACTGGACGGCGCGAACTGGTTCCAGCGCTTCCGCTCGATCACCGTGTCCATCATCCGGCCGGAGATCTTCGTGGTCACCCTGACCTGCACGATCGCGGCGCTGAAGGTGTTCGGCCCGGTGTACACGCTGACCCGCGGCGGCCCCGGCACCGCGACGATGGTGCCCAGCTACTACTCCTACAGCGAGTTCTTCCAGAGCCAGCAGGTGGGATACGGCGCCACGATCGCGACCGCGCTCACCGTGGTCATCGTCGCCGTGTCCATCCTCTTCATCGTCGCGCAGAACCGCGCGGAGCGCAGGGAGAACCAGATCTGA
- a CDS encoding Gfo/Idh/MocA family oxidoreductase, with protein sequence MGVPLNVGVIGVGVISRQYFEHFLHLPNLRLTAVADLDVDRAATVAAEQGVLGLSVDELLAHPDVDAVLNLTIPQAHAEVALRALAAGKHVYGEKPLALSTEEAAPVLERANALGLRIGSAPDTVLGTGVQTARALLDDGRIGDPVAAAVAWSAPGHELWHPAPAFYYQPGGGPLFDMGPYYLTSLVTFFGPVARVSGATRRSSRERTVATGPLAGSSIPVDVDTHVTAILEHVSGVISTVTVSFDVWATESPKFEVYGTAGTIAVPDPNMFSDTVRIATADDREFRDVPPAAGYADAGRGYGLADMARAIETDRPHRASGELAFHVLEIMEAVLRAGETHTVVELNSTVERPAPVPLGARPETW encoded by the coding sequence GTGGGCGTCCCGTTGAACGTCGGAGTCATCGGTGTCGGCGTCATCAGCCGCCAGTACTTCGAGCACTTCCTCCACCTGCCGAACCTGCGCCTCACGGCCGTCGCCGACCTCGACGTCGACCGCGCCGCGACCGTGGCCGCCGAACAGGGCGTGCTCGGCCTGTCGGTCGACGAGCTGCTCGCGCATCCCGACGTGGATGCGGTGCTCAACCTGACCATCCCGCAGGCGCACGCGGAGGTCGCCCTGCGCGCCCTCGCCGCGGGGAAGCACGTGTACGGCGAGAAGCCGCTCGCCCTCTCCACGGAGGAGGCGGCTCCCGTGCTGGAGCGCGCGAACGCGCTGGGCCTGCGGATCGGCAGCGCCCCCGACACCGTGCTCGGCACCGGCGTCCAGACCGCCCGCGCGCTGCTCGACGACGGCCGGATCGGCGACCCGGTCGCGGCCGCCGTCGCGTGGAGCGCGCCGGGGCACGAACTGTGGCATCCCGCCCCCGCGTTCTACTACCAGCCGGGCGGCGGACCGCTGTTCGACATGGGTCCGTACTACCTGACCAGCCTCGTCACGTTCTTCGGTCCGGTCGCCCGGGTGTCCGGCGCGACCCGGCGCTCGTCGCGCGAGCGCACCGTCGCGACCGGCCCGCTGGCCGGGTCGAGCATCCCCGTCGACGTGGACACGCACGTCACCGCCATCCTGGAGCACGTCTCCGGCGTCATCTCGACGGTGACGGTGTCGTTCGACGTGTGGGCGACGGAGAGCCCGAAGTTCGAGGTGTACGGCACCGCGGGCACCATCGCGGTGCCGGACCCGAACATGTTCTCGGATACGGTCCGGATCGCGACCGCCGACGACCGGGAGTTCCGCGACGTGCCGCCCGCGGCGGGATACGCGGACGCCGGGCGCGGCTACGGCCTCGCCGACATGGCGCGCGCGATCGAGACCGATCGGCCGCACCGGGCGTCGGGGGAGCTGGCGTTCCACGTGCTCGAGATCATGGAGGCGGTGCTACGCGCCGGAGAGACGCACACCGTCGTCGAGCTCAACTCGACTGTCGAGCGTCCCGCTCCCGTGCCGCTGGGGGCGCGCCCCGAGACGTGGTGA
- a CDS encoding ROK family transcriptional regulator — MNGATAGTNLDTVRRHNLATVLGLVHREGPLSRSLLTQATGLNRSTVGALVAELADLGLVQEREPQVSNRVGRPSPVIAADGRVVALAVNPEIDAVTVGVVGLDATVHRRVRYPTGRIPSAAEAASIAAAVIEGLRPDLGAASRVVGIGVAVPGLVREEDGVVRLAPHLRWSEEPFAAALADATGYPVLAANDASLGADAERLFGAGRGASDLVYLNGGASGIGAGVIVGGRPLTGISGYAGELGHTLVNSSGVRCHCGAIGCLETEVSQGALLRVLGMDAADADELERSLLAAVTRGDADVVAEVDRQIGFLATALRNATNVFDPQLIVLGGFLGALHAIDPARLQSLVAAQALSASAERLSIVRAALGSDILMIGAAELAFRPLLASPAS; from the coding sequence ATGAACGGCGCGACAGCAGGGACCAACCTCGACACGGTGCGGCGGCACAACCTCGCCACCGTGCTCGGGCTGGTGCACCGGGAGGGGCCGCTCTCGCGGTCCCTGCTCACCCAGGCCACCGGCTTGAACCGGTCCACCGTCGGCGCGCTCGTCGCCGAGCTGGCCGACCTCGGGCTGGTGCAGGAGCGCGAGCCCCAGGTCAGCAACCGCGTCGGGCGTCCGTCTCCCGTGATCGCGGCGGACGGGCGCGTCGTCGCGCTCGCCGTGAACCCGGAGATCGACGCCGTGACGGTCGGCGTGGTCGGCCTCGACGCCACGGTCCACCGCCGCGTGCGGTACCCGACCGGCCGCATCCCCTCCGCCGCCGAGGCCGCCTCGATCGCGGCGGCCGTCATCGAGGGGCTGCGCCCGGACCTCGGAGCCGCCTCGCGCGTCGTCGGTATCGGCGTCGCGGTTCCCGGTCTGGTGCGCGAGGAGGACGGCGTCGTGCGCCTCGCGCCGCACCTGCGCTGGTCGGAGGAGCCGTTCGCGGCGGCGCTCGCGGACGCCACCGGCTACCCGGTCCTGGCGGCGAACGACGCCAGCCTCGGCGCGGACGCCGAACGGCTCTTCGGCGCCGGTCGCGGCGCCAGCGACCTCGTCTACCTGAACGGCGGCGCGTCGGGCATCGGCGCCGGGGTGATCGTCGGCGGCCGGCCGCTGACGGGCATCAGCGGCTACGCGGGGGAGCTCGGCCACACGCTCGTCAACTCGTCCGGCGTGCGCTGCCACTGCGGCGCGATCGGGTGCCTGGAGACCGAGGTGAGCCAGGGCGCGCTGCTGCGCGTGCTCGGGATGGACGCGGCCGACGCCGACGAGCTGGAGCGCAGCCTCCTGGCGGCCGTCACGCGTGGGGACGCGGACGTCGTGGCCGAGGTCGACAGGCAGATCGGATTCCTGGCGACGGCCCTGCGCAACGCCACGAACGTGTTCGACCCGCAGCTCATCGTCCTCGGCGGGTTCCTCGGGGCCCTGCACGCGATCGACCCCGCGCGGCTGCAGTCGCTGGTGGCCGCGCAGGCGCTGTCGGCGAGCGCGGAGCGGCTGTCCATCGTGCGCGCCGCGCTCGGCTCGGACATCTTGATGATCGGCGCGGCCGAACTCGCGTTCCGCCCGCTGCTGGCGTCGCCGGCCTCCTGA